Part of the Chloracidobacterium thermophilum B genome is shown below.
GGAAGCACCCGCCGCCAATGCCTGCTGCCAGCGGGGAAACACCTCCGGGTGGGTGATGATTTCGTACAGCCCCCGGCCGATGACGATGACATTCAGCCCCATGAAGGCAATGACCAGCCCGACAGCCAGATAAATGGCTTCGGCAAAGCCCTTGAGAAAAATGGCTCCCAGCAGGACGAGCAGGAAAAAGGTCAGCAGCAACCGGTGGTCGAGCCAGTGCGGCGCGAAGGGATTTTCAATCAGGTGCTCGGCGGCGTCGGCCGCCGAAAGCGTGATGGTGATGACGAAATCCGTGGCGGCAAAACCCAGCAGACACAAAACGAAGGTCTTTCCCCGCCAGCCCGGCAGCAGTTGTTCGAGCATGGCGATGCTGCCCTGCCCGTTTGGGCTTTCGCGGGCCACACGCCAGTACATGGGCACCGCCCCGAACAGGGTCAGCGCCACCAGAAACAGCGTGGCGACGGGTGCCAGCGCGCCCACGGCCAGAAAAGCGATGTAGGGCTGATACGCCAGAGTCGAGAAGTAATCCACACCGGTCAGGCACATCACCTGCCACCAGGGCTTGGTGGGATGGGTGTGGACGCGGGCCTTGGCAGCGGAAAGCGTCCGATCACGTGCGCCTTCCAGAAACCAGGCCCTGAACCGAACAATGGTGCGTAACATACATTTTTCAGTCGTCAGGCCTGTGCCTGAAGCCCTGACGACCGCTCCGGGGCAGCATTCTAAAGCATTTCGCAGTTTGGCCAAACTGAGCGAAACAAAGCCGCCGCCAGGGCGTGCGCTAGTCTCCGCTGCGCAGGATGCCGAGTGGTTTTTTGCGGAGGATGTCCCAACTGGCCACGCCCCCCACCAGAAGGACGAGCAGAAACGTTCCCCCGGCACCAATGAGCCAGTCTTCCCAGAACGGAAGCCACTCGCTGCGCAGGACGTAGCGGGTGATGTACCAGCTTGCCCCCAGCGCCCCGCCGCCGCCGATGATGACGGCCGCCACAGCCAGCGCACCGTATTCGATGAGGGTCAGCCCGATAAGCGTCACGAAACGCGCCCCAAGGGTTTTGAGCAAGGCGGTTTCATACTGCCGCTGATAGCGGGTCAGGGTCACAGCCCCGATAAGCATGGCCACGCCGCTGAACACAACCAGGCTGCCAATTGTGGTCAGTGCCGATTGAAGGCCCTCCAGAATCGTGCGCACCGTTTTCAGGAACTCACTCGTCAGCGCGACCAGAACGTTGGGAGACACCCTGGTGACCGCTGCCGTCAGCTTGCGGTAGGCGTCGGGCGAGCGGTCAAGGACATCCGTTTTGACCGTTCCCAGGAAGGTCTGTGGCGCTTGCTCCAGAACCTTCCCCGGCCGGGCCACAATGGCAAAAAACTGCTGGCTGCGGCGCGGCTCGATGCGCCGGATACTGCTCACGATGCCGGTCACTTCCCGCCCCTGGATGTCAAGCGTCAGGCGGTCGCCGACACGCACACCGAGATTGTTTTGCAGAAAGGTCTCCAGCGACAGCTCCAGGGTGTCCGAGGGCGTGGGGGCCCACCACTTCCCTTCCACGACGGTTTCCCCGGCATCGAGTTCGGCCCGGTAGGTCAGGCGAAACTCACGGTCAACGGCTGCCCGCCGTCCGGCTTCCCGGATGGCGGCGAAGTCAATCCGCCGGCCGTTGATGGCTGTAATCCGCGCCGAGATGAGCGGAATAAAGGTCGGACGGGTTTGCAGATGTTGTTCCACGACGGCCCCGACCCGGTCGGTCTGGGAAGGCAGGACGTTGAACAACAACAGGTTCGGGAGGTTTTCGGCGGCCGCCAGATTGACGCTGTAGAGCAGATTGCGCTCCACCAGGCGCACGGTCAGGGCAAAGAACAGTCCCACGCCGACCGTCATCACAATCACGGCGGCCTGGTTGCCGGGCCGGCGCAGTGCCGCCAGTCCCTGCCGGAGGGTGAACAGGGGCACGTGCCGCCCCAGACCTGCCAGCCGGATGACCACCCAACTGACGGCGTAGAGCACCAGCAGGGTCACGGCCATGGCCTGGAACACGGTGTTGCCCAGACTGAATGAACCTGCCTGCCAGAGAAACAGTCCATACAGCCCGCCCAAAGCGACGAGTCCCACTGGAAGCGCCCAGCGCAGCGGCAGTGCCAGCGGTTCGACCCGACTGCGGAGGAGCAGATTGGGCTTGACATTGCGCACACCGGCCAGCGGGACGACCGAAAAGGCCAGCGCCACGATGAGTCCGACACCAAAGCCCTGCCCAATGGCAGACCAGGTCAGCTCGAACACCACCGGAAAGGGAAACTGTCCGGCGGCCTTTGGTCCCAGCCCCCGGACGGACAACGCCGCCAGTCCCCAGCCGCAGGCGCTGCCCAGCAGCCCCAGCATGGCCATCTGGAGTGTATAGACGCCAAACACGAGAGAACTGGAAGCGCCCAGACACTTGAGGACAGCAATGGCGCGGATGCGCTGACCGATGATGGTGTAGGTGACACTGGCAATACCGACGCCGCCCAGCATCGTGACGGCAATGCCGACCAGTCCAAAAAAGTTTTCGGTTTCGTCCAGCGGCGCAGCCACACGGGCTTCACGGGCGCGGGCGGTCTCGACCGACACCCCGCTGTTCGTCGGCAGTTCCTGGCGCAGGGCACGGGCCAGGTCGGCGATGCGGTCGGGACGGTCGCCAACGCGCAACCGTACGGCATAGGTGGCGCGTGCGTCAGGTGTCAACAGTCCCGTCGTTTTCATATCAGCCGCCGACATCAGAACGAGCGGTGACGCGCCGATGGCCGTCGGCGTATCCTCGCGGCGGAAGGTGCCGCGAATGGTGAACGTCTGATTGCCAATCTTCAGCGGCTTTCCCACGGCAGTGTCCAGGCGGTCCAGCAGGGATGCCGCCACGATAATCCCCCGCCCGGTCAGCAGGTCATAGTGGTACGTTCCGCTTTCCAGAAGGATTTGCCCATCGAGCGGGTAACGTTCATCCACGGCGCGCACAAGCACGCGCGTCGCTTCGTCCCGGTCAGTCACAACACCCGTCGCCAGCTCGATGGCATCGGTGCGAGTGGCATCGGGAAAGGTGAGCAGGACGGCATCCAGACGGGGGCGCAACACCGCCAGCCGCCCGTAAGGCAACCGGACTTCCACATCGGCCGCCAGAAAGCCACGGGACTGCCGGACGAGCGCCACGCGCAGGTTCTGAATGGCCGAGCGGAGGGTGATGACCAGCCCTGTCCCCACAGCCAGGCAGACGAGGAAAAAGACCATCTGACGCCAGGTGGCCCGCATCTCGCGCCAGAACATACGCAGGGCAAACAGCATGGCAAGGTAGCCGGGGGCGGGGCTAAAAAATCGTCCAGGAAGACGGCTCGGAGGGATCACCAGCCGGAGGATGATGGTCCATGCAACGGTAGGCAAGGCGCTGGCGGCGCTCCTCGCCGCCCACCCGGTGCGCATCGAGCAGCACCCGCTGCTCCCTGACCCGCAACCGATCAACGGCAAAGCCCACGTCCTCGACCATCATTTTCAGGCACACGGAAGTAAATCCCCAGAAGTTGCTTGCGTCTGCATTCGGCTGTCCCCGGTCCGGGAACCGTTCAGGGTCTGGGAGAAAGCGCATCACTGGCTCAGACCGCAGGGCTTCCGGCAACTCGGAATCTATGCAATAGGACTCAATCAGAAGCCGATGCGACGCCAGCGCCGCGCCGTTGGAAAGAGCGCGGTAAGGGTCGGCCGTGTGGTAGAGCAGCCCCAGCATAAGCACGATGTCAAACGGCCCATAGGCGCTCAACGAAGCGTCCAGAACATTGACCTGATGGTGTGGGATGTCCACGCCCTGAATCATGGACAGCAGCGCAAAGCCGGAGTTATCCCGGTGGCGGTAGTCGAACGCAACAACGGAGGCTCCCTGCCGATGCGCCCGGAAACTGAAATACCCGTTCGAGGCCCCCACGTCCGCCAGGCGGATACCGGTCAGGTCTTCCGGCAGTTCCAGCTCCAGCCACAGTCCCTCCGGGTTGTACGTGCCATGCGTCCGAACACCAGGGATCACCTCGAAATCGTGGTGCCAGTGGTGGGCTGCGATCAGCCGCCGGGCGGCATCTGTCTCCAGCATCTTCTCATCCATTCCGTAGTCGCGGACGCATTTCCCCAACGGCCCGCAGGCTCAGCCGGTTGAAGGCACGTCACGTCGCAACGACTTGTTCAACATTCTTTTGCCGGACAGCATAGACCGGGGAACGATTCCGACACCAGACTGCCCGGCCAGTTTTCCAATCAACCCGCAACAGCCCCAGAGGTCGTCTTCAGGCCCGGAGGTCGTCTTCAGGTACGGCCTGATGTGCATCCGCGCATCTGCGTGCCAAAACCGGAAAAGGCACGTGGCGGATGCCCCTCCGCCCCGGCTGTGCCATCCGGCGCTGCACCCCCCGTCTGGTGTGCTACAACATCACATCCGAAAGTTCGGCAAAACCATTCAACCACATGGCGTCAGCTTATGCTCTACGACAAAAAAATTGCCATCCTCGGCGTCGGCAAACTGGGTGAGGCACTGGTTTCAGGACTCGTCCGCCGGGCGGATGTTGAGCGTACCAATCTTATCGGCTCCGTAGCCCGGCAGGCTTCCCTGGCGCGGGTGGATTTGCGGCTTGGCATTCCGGTCACGACCGACAATGCTGCGGCCGTCGCCGGGCGCGACATTGTCATTCTGGCCGTCAAACCCCAGAACATGACGGCCGTTCTCGAAAGCATTGCCCCGGCCGTTTCCGCGTCACAACTTTTCATCAGCGTGGCGGCATCGGTCAGTACGTCCTTCATTGAAGAACGCCTGCCGGTTCCGGCGGCTGTCATCCGCGCCATGCCCAATACGCCAGCGCTGCTCAACGAGGGCATGTCCGTCCTGTGCGCCGGCCGCCGCGCCACGCCGGAGCATCAGCGGTTGGCCGAGGAAATTTTCAGCGCCGTCGGGCGCACCGCCTTTCTCGAAGAAAAGCTCATGGATGCGGTTACGGGTCTGTCGGGAAGTGGCCCGGCCTACATCTACGTGGTGCTCGAAGCCCTGTCGGAAGCCGGCGTCAAGCTCGGCATTCCGCGTGACATTTCGACCCTGCTGGCGGCGCAGACCATGCTCGGCGCAGCGAAGCTGGCGCTGGAAACCGGACAGCACCCGGCGCTGCTGCGGGACAGCGTCACGACACCGGCCGGCTGCACCGTGGACGGGCTGCTTGAACTCGAAGAGGGCAAGCTGCGCGTCACGCTCATCAAAGCTGTGGTGCGCGCTGCTGAGCGGGCCCGGGAACTTGTCAACAGCTAGCAGGCAATGAACCTGCTGGCGGGCGGATGAATCGGGTTTCGGCAGGCGGCATTCCATAGACCTATTCCAGCACGCAATTGACGCTGTTTCAGACGCGGGCTATCTTTGCGTCACGCCGCTCAAAATGCTTGCTTCTGTGCAGGATGCGCCACACTTACAGTGCAGCATCACCCATGGGCGGCACGCAATTTCCCTCTGGAAAAAGGATAGGTAGCAGCCATGGCCTTCGAGTGGTGTAACGGAAGGTTGCGTCAAAACCGGATGATGGACAGCCGATGGTCTGCCCCGCAAAACGGCTGTCTGACGCAACTGTGTTGTGGACAAGCACTGGCAGGTGTGATGTTGGCCCTGTGTTTCATTCTGGGTTTTGCCGTCTTTCCCGGCCTGGCCCAATCAGCCAGCACCGGGCAGTTACGCGGCACAGTTCGCGATCCCCAGGGGGCAGTAGTTGCCGGGGCAACGGTCACGCTCATTGAGCAGGCCACCGGCAGCAAGCGCGAAGTGACGACCGGCGGCAACGGCGACTACGTGTTCACCCTGCTCCCGCCCGGAAAGTACCGGCTGGAAGTCCGCTCGTCGGGTTTCAAGACGAGCGTGACCGAAAACATCACGGTCAACATTACCGGAGTGACAACGAATGATGTTTCGCTTGAAATCGGAGAAGCGGCATCGGAGGTCATCAACGTTTCGGGCGAAGCGCCGTTGATTC
Proteins encoded:
- a CDS encoding ABC transporter permease, with translation MLFALRMFWREMRATWRQMVFFLVCLAVGTGLVITLRSAIQNLRVALVRQSRGFLAADVEVRLPYGRLAVLRPRLDAVLLTFPDATRTDAIELATGVVTDRDEATRVLVRAVDERYPLDGQILLESGTYHYDLLTGRGIIVAASLLDRLDTAVGKPLKIGNQTFTIRGTFRREDTPTAIGASPLVLMSAADMKTTGLLTPDARATYAVRLRVGDRPDRIADLARALRQELPTNSGVSVETARAREARVAAPLDETENFFGLVGIAVTMLGGVGIASVTYTIIGQRIRAIAVLKCLGASSSLVFGVYTLQMAMLGLLGSACGWGLAALSVRGLGPKAAGQFPFPVVFELTWSAIGQGFGVGLIVALAFSVVPLAGVRNVKPNLLLRSRVEPLALPLRWALPVGLVALGGLYGLFLWQAGSFSLGNTVFQAMAVTLLVLYAVSWVVIRLAGLGRHVPLFTLRQGLAALRRPGNQAAVIVMTVGVGLFFALTVRLVERNLLYSVNLAAAENLPNLLLFNVLPSQTDRVGAVVEQHLQTRPTFIPLISARITAINGRRIDFAAIREAGRRAAVDREFRLTYRAELDAGETVVEGKWWAPTPSDTLELSLETFLQNNLGVRVGDRLTLDIQGREVTGIVSSIRRIEPRRSQQFFAIVARPGKVLEQAPQTFLGTVKTDVLDRSPDAYRKLTAAVTRVSPNVLVALTSEFLKTVRTILEGLQSALTTIGSLVVFSGVAMLIGAVTLTRYQRQYETALLKTLGARFVTLIGLTLIEYGALAVAAVIIGGGGALGASWYITRYVLRSEWLPFWEDWLIGAGGTFLLVLLVGGVASWDILRKKPLGILRSGD
- a CDS encoding class I SAM-dependent methyltransferase — encoded protein: MLETDAARRLIAAHHWHHDFEVIPGVRTHGTYNPEGLWLELELPEDLTGIRLADVGASNGYFSFRAHRQGASVVAFDYRHRDNSGFALLSMIQGVDIPHHQVNVLDASLSAYGPFDIVLMLGLLYHTADPYRALSNGAALASHRLLIESYCIDSELPEALRSEPVMRFLPDPERFPDRGQPNADASNFWGFTSVCLKMMVEDVGFAVDRLRVREQRVLLDAHRVGGEERRQRLAYRCMDHHPPAGDPSEPSSWTIF
- the proC gene encoding pyrroline-5-carboxylate reductase is translated as MLYDKKIAILGVGKLGEALVSGLVRRADVERTNLIGSVARQASLARVDLRLGIPVTTDNAAAVAGRDIVILAVKPQNMTAVLESIAPAVSASQLFISVAASVSTSFIEERLPVPAAVIRAMPNTPALLNEGMSVLCAGRRATPEHQRLAEEIFSAVGRTAFLEEKLMDAVTGLSGSGPAYIYVVLEALSEAGVKLGIPRDISTLLAAQTMLGAAKLALETGQHPALLRDSVTTPAGCTVDGLLELEEGKLRVTLIKAVVRAAERARELVNS